The Lactuca sativa cultivar Salinas chromosome 2, Lsat_Salinas_v11, whole genome shotgun sequence genome includes a window with the following:
- the LOC111883353 gene encoding UDP-glycosyltransferase 91D1, with amino-acid sequence MPTTDSDGSKQLHVVMFPWLAFGHIIPFLELSKSIAQKGHKVSFLSTTRNIQRIPNLPSHLSPLINLVPLTLPRLHQLPQDAEATMDVRTEDIQYLKKAFDGLQLEVTRFLESESPDWIIYDFAPYWLPKIAAGLGISRAFFSIFKAWFIAFLAESPEDMINGSDDRTSVEDFLVPAKWLPFPSKICYRRHEANWMVGGCSPNASGVSDAYRSGMILKGSNCLFIRHSYEFEPQWMTVVQELHHLPVVPVGLMPPATAVEVENGKDDTWLTIKNWLDGQQKGHVVYVALGSEVMLSKTDVSELALGLELSGLPFFWAFRKPAGSTESDSVELPDGFLERIWNRGIVWTSWVPQLQILSHDSVGGFLTHCGWGSIVEGLMFGHPLIMLPFLVDQGLNARALVDKNVGIEVPRNEEDGSFTKNSVADSLSLVVVEDEGKVYKENAVALSRIFGDMKLQQKYTDDFVEYLEKHRYNP; translated from the coding sequence ATGCCTACCACCGACTCCGACGGCAGTAAGCAGCTCCATGTGGTGATGTTCCCATGGCTTGCTTTCGGTCACATCATCCCTTTCCTTGAACTTTCTAAATCAATAGCCCAAAAAGGTCACAAAGTCTCTTTTCTTTCCACAACTCGAAACATCCAACGTATCCCAAACCTCCCTTCTCACCTCTCACCACTTATAAACTTGGTTCCACTCACTCTTCCACGTCTTCACCAGCTGCCACAGGATGCAGAAGCCACCATGGATGTCCGCACTGAAGATATTCAATACCTCAAGAAGGCCTTCGATGGTCTTCAGCTAGAAGTCACTCGGTTTCTTGAGTCAGAGTCCCCAGACTGGATTATTTATGATTTTGCTCCCTACTGGTTGCCGAAGATCGCTGCTGGCCTCGGCATCTCGCGAGCCTTCTTCTCCATATTCAAGGCATGGTTCATCGCTTTTTTAGCAGAGTCACCGGAGGACATGATAAACGGTTCCGATGATCGGACGTCGGTTGAGGATTTCCTGGTGCCAGCCAAGTGGCTTCCGTTTCCTTCGAAAATATGCTACCGGAGGCATGAAGCTAACTGGATGGTGGGAGGTTGTTCTCCTAATGCTTCTGGGGTTTCAGATGCTTATCGTAGCGGGATGATTTTGAAGGGTTCTAACTGTTTGTTTATAAGACATTCCTACGAATTTGAACCCCAATGGATGACCGTTGTACAAGAGCTGCACCACCTCCCGGTGGTTCCAGTAGGCCTAATGCCACCGGCCACAGCGGTGGAGGTAGAAAACGGGAAAGATGACACGTGGCTAACAATCAAGAACTGGCTCGATGGTCAACAAAAAGGTCATGTGGTGTACGTGGCATTAGGAAGTGAAGTTATGCTGAGCAAAACTGATGTGAGTGAGTTAGCCCTGGGTCTCGAGCTCTCTGGGTTGCCATTCTTTTGGGCTTTTAGAAAACCGGCGGGTTCCACCGAGTCAGACTCGGTTGAATTGCCAGACGGGTTCTTGGAGAGAATCTGGAACCGTGGGATAGTGTGGACGAGTTGGGTACCTCAGTTACAGATACTGAGTCATGACTCGGTTGGTGGTTTCTTGACTCACTGTGGTTGGGGCTCGATTGTGGAAGGGCTAATGTTTGGTCATCCTTTAATCATGCTTCCGTTTTTGGTGGACCAAGGGCTGAATGCCCGAGCATTGGTCGACAAAAATGTAGGAATTGAGGTGCCAAGAAACGAGGAAGATGGGTCCTTCACCAAGAACTCGGTGGCCGACTCACTGAGTTTGGTAGTTGTTGAAGATGAAGGGAAGGTCTACAAGGAGAATGCGGTGGCTTTGAGCCGAATATTTGGCGACATGAAGCTACAACAGAAGTATACAGACGACTTTGTAGAATATTTGGAAAAACATAGGTACAACCCTTGA